The Medicago truncatula cultivar Jemalong A17 chromosome 4, MtrunA17r5.0-ANR, whole genome shotgun sequence genome includes a region encoding these proteins:
- the LOC11415960 gene encoding uncharacterized protein has translation MMEAFVYVFLALILCGCANSKECINNLPQSHTLRTELMASKNETWKKEVMMYQSHVHVTPSDESAWQEMIPKEMFLTQENQRDWAAKYREMKNADVSKPPVGFLKEVPLGDVRLLEGSIHAQAQKTNLEYLLMLDVDRLIWSFRKMAGLPTPGAPYGGWEKPDQELRGHFVGHYLSATAQMWASTNNNIVKDKMSALVSGLSACQEKIGTGYLSAFPTEFFDRIENLEYAWAPYYTIHKILAGLLDQYTIAGNPQGLKMVTWMVDYFYNRVMNVIQKFTVNRHYQSLNEEAGGMNDLLYRLYSLTRDPKHLELAHLFDKPCFLGVLAVQGNDIADFHANTHIPIVVGAQLRYELTGDLHYKDIGQYFMDIVNSSHAYATGGTSVGEFWRNPKRIADNLKSAETEESCSTYNMLKVSRHLFRWTKEVTYADYYERALTNGVLSIQRGTDPGVMIYMLPLGLGVSKAQTYWKWGTPFDSFWCCYGTGIESFSKLGDSIYFEEEGKHRSLYIIQYISSSFNWNSGTVNKKNHNRKSGQLLLTQTVVPASSSDPFLRATFTFSPTAAIGTSSTLNFRIPSWTLANGAKALLNSETLPLPAPGNYLSITRPWSASDKLTLQLPLTIRTEAVKDDRPEFASLQAILYGPYLLAGHTTSIWDIKGVTNKAVADWITPIPSNYSSQLVSYSQDINKSTLVITNSKQSLTMEILPGPGTENAPHATFRLIPKDADGKTVMLEPFDLPGMTVSHQGPEKPLIIVDSSHGGPSSVFLVVPGLDGRNQTISLESQSNKDCYVHSDMSAGSGVKLVCKSASETSFNQANSFVSGKGLRQYNPISFVAKGANQNFLLEPLFNFRDEHYTVYFNLQG, from the exons ATGATGGAGGCTTTTGTGTATGTGTTTTTGGCACTTATCTTGTGTGGTTGTGCAAATAGCAAAGAATGCATAAATAATTTGCCTCAATCGCATACGTTGCGAACTGAATTAATGGCATCAAAGAATGAGACATGGAAGAAAGAAGTGATGATGTATCAGTCTCATGTTCATGTGACACCATCCGATGAATCGGCTTGGCAAGAAATGATTCCAAAGGAGATGTTCTTAACACAAGAAAACCAACGTGATTGGGCTGCTAAGTATAGGGAAATGAAGAATGCCGATGTGTCTAAGCCACCTGTTGGATTTCTCAAAGAAGTTCCACTTGGGGATGTGAGGTTGCTTGAAGGTTCTATCCATGCTCAAGCACAGAAGACTAATTTGGAGTATTTGTTGATGTTAGATGTTGATAGGTTGATTTGGAGTTTCAGGAAGATGGCTGGTTTACCGACTCCTGGTGCACCTTATGGTGGATGGGAGAAACCAGATCAGGAACTCAGAGGACATTTTGTTG GGCATTACTTAAGTGCAACAGCTCAAATGTGGGCCAGCACAAACAACAATATCGTGAAGGATAAAATGTCGGCTCTTGTTTCCGGTCTGTCCGCCTGTCAGGAAAAAATTGGAACGGGATATCTGTCTGCATTTCCAACCGAGTTTTTTGATCGAATTGAAAATCTTGAATATGCATGGGCTCCATATTACACCATTCACAAG ATCTTGGCTGGCCTTTTGGATCAATATACAATAGCTGGAAACCCTCAAGGTCTGAAAATGGTTACATGGATGGTCGATTACTTTTACAACAGAGTGATGAATGTAATACAAAAGTTCACTGTAAATAGACACTATCAATCCCTGAATGAGGAAGCTGGAGGAATGAATGATCTCCTTTACAGATTATATAGCTTAACG AGGGATCCAAAGCATCTGGAGTTGGCGCACCTTTTTGACAAGCCGTGCTTTTTAGGGGTGCTTGCAGTACAG GGTAATGACATAGCTGATTTTCACGCTAATACACATATCCCAATTGTTGTTGGAGCCCAATTGCGGTATGAACTCACAGGTGATTTACATTATAAG GATATTGGGCAATACTTTATGGACATTGTAAACTCTTCTCACGCCTATGCAACAGGAGGAACATCAGTCGGCGAGTTCTG gagaaatccaaagagaATAGCTGACAACCTAAAATCAGCAGAGACCGAAGAATCTTGCTCAACTTACAATATGTTGAAG GTTTCGCGGCACCTGTTCAGATGGACCAAAGAAGTCACTTACGCAGATTATTATGAGCGTGCCTTAACGAATGGTGTACTCAGCATTCAAAGAGGAACAGATCCTGGAGTGATGATTTATATGCTTCCTCTCGGCCTTGGTGTTTCCAAAGCACAAACGTATTGGAAATGGGGAACGCCATTTGATTCTTTCTGGTGCTGCTATGGAACAG GAATTGAATCATTCTCAAAGCTGGGAGATTCTATCTATTTTGAAGAAGAAGGGAAACATCGTAGTCTATACATCATTCAGTACATATCAAGCTCATTTAATTGGAATTCTGGAactgtcaataaaaaaaatcataatcggAAATCTGGTCAACTTTTGCTCACTCAGACAGTTGTTCCAGCTTCTTCGTCGGACCCTTTCCTACGAGCGACATTTACCTTCTCTCCTACTGCG GCAATTGGGACTTCGTCAACATTGAACTTTCGTATACCATCATGGACTCTTGCAAATGGTGCCAAGGCACTATTGAATTCTGAAACTTTACCTCTGCCAGCTCCAG GGAATTATTTGTCAATCACACGACCATGGAGTGCGAGTGACAAGCTGACCCTTCAATTGCCTCTTACCATCAGAACAGAAGCCGTAAAAG ATGACAGACCTGAATTTGCATCACTTCAAGCCATTCTTTACGGACCATATCTTCTCGCCGGTCACACCACCAGCATTTGGGACATTAAAGGCGTTACTAACAAAGCTGTTGCAGACTGGATTACTCCAATTCCATCCAATTACAGTAGTCAACTAGTTTCTTATTCACAAGACATCAACAAATCAACTCTTGTTATAACCAACTCAAAACAATCACTTACGATGGAAATATTACCCGGACCTGGCACTGAAAATGCTCCTCATGCTACCTTTAGACTTATCCCAAAAGACGCTGACGGTAAAACTGTGATGTTAGAACCATTTGATCTTCCTGGAATGACTGTAAGTCACCAAGGACCAGAGAAACCTCTTATCATTGTAGATTCTTCCCATGGCGGGCCTTCTTCGGTTTTTCTTGTGGTACCGGGCTTGGATGGACGAAATCAAACAATATCTTTAGAATCACAAAGCAATAAAGATTGTTACGTGCATAGCGATATGAGTGCTGGTTCAGGAGTTAAGCTTGTGTGCAAGTCTGCTTCTGAAACTAGTTTTAACCAAGCAAATAGTTTTGTTTCAGGGAAAGGATTAAGGCAATACAATCCTATCAGCTTTGTGGCTAAAGGTGCAAATCAGAATTTTCTTTTAGAGCCACTGTTCAACTTCAGGGATGAGCACTATACAGTTTATTTCAACCTTCAAGGTTGA
- the LOC11427655 gene encoding uncharacterized protein — protein MKVFVFMFMAIMLFGCVAGKECMNNLPQSHTFRYELWASKNETWKKEVMSHYHLTPTDESAWADLLPRKLLSEENQRDWAAKYREMKNADLSKPPVGFLKEVPLGDVRLLEGSIHAQAQKTNLEYLLMLDVDSLIWSFRKTAGLPTPGTPYGGWEDPSIELRGHFVGHYLSASALMWASTKNDNLNEKMSALVSGLSACQEKIGTGYLSAFPTELFDRVEALQYAWAPYYTIHKILAGLLDQYTIGGNPQALKMVTWMVDYFYNRVMNVIQKLTVNGHYQSLNEEAGGMNDVLYRLYSITRDSKHLVLAHLFDKPCFLGVLAVQANDIANFHANTHIPIVVGSQLRYEVTGDPLYKDIGAFFMDIVNSSHTYATGGTSVREFWNDPKRIADNLKSTENEESCTTYNMLKVSRHLFRWTKEVSYADYYERALTNGVLSIQRGTDPGVMIYMLPLGLGVSKAKTDKGWGNPFNTFWCCYGTGIESFSKLGDSIYFEEEGHNPSLYIIQYISSSFNWKSGKILLTQTVVPAASSDPYLRVTFTFSPNETTGTSSTLNFRVPSWSHADGAKAILNSETLSLPAPGNFLPITRPWNAGDNLTLQLPLTIRTEAVKDDRPEFASLQAILYGPYLLAGHTTSIWDIKGVTNKAVADWITPIPSNYSSQLVSYSQDINKSTLVITNSKQSLTMEILPGPGTENAPHATFRLIPKDADGKTVMLEPFDLPGMTVSHQGPEKPLIIVDSSHGGPSSVFLVVPGLDGRNQTISLESQSNKDCYVHSDMSAGSGVKLRCKTASEASFNQATSFVSGKGLRQYHPISFVAKGANQNFLLDPLFNFRDEHYTVYFNIQD, from the exons ATGAAGGTTtttgtgtttatgtttatgGCCATTATGCTGTTTGGTTGTGTTGCTGGCAAAGAATGCATGAACAATCTTCCTCAATCACATACATTTCGGTACGAGCTGTGGGCATCAAAGAATGAAACATGGAAGAAAGAAGTGATGTCTCACTATCATTTGACACCAACTGATGAATCGGCTTGGGCAGATTTGCTTCCAAGGAAGCTTTTATCGGAAGAAAACCAACGTGACTGGGCTGCTAAGTATAGGGAAATGAAGAATGCCGATCTGTCTAAGCCACCAGTTGGATTTCTCAAAGAAGTTCCTCTTGGGGATGTGAGATTGCTTGAAGGTTCTATCCATGCTCAAGCACAGAAGACTAATTTGGAGTATTTGTTAATGTTGGATGTTGATAGCTTGATTTGGAGTTTCAGAAAGACGGCTGGTTTACCGACTCCTGGTACACCGTATGGAGGATGGGAGGATCCTAGCATAGAACTCAGAGGCCATTTTGTTG GGCATTACTTGAGTGCATCAGCTCTAATGTGGGCCAGCACAAAGAATGATAACCTGAACGAGAAAATGTCGGCTCTTGTTTCCGGTTTGTCCGCCTGTCAGGAAAAAATTGGAACGGGATATCTGTCTGCTTTTCCAACCGAGCTTTTTGATCGAGTAGAAGCTCTTCAATATGCATGGGCTCCTTATTATACCATTCACAAG ATCTTGGCTGGCCTGTTGGATCAATATACAATTGGTGGAAACCCTCAAGCTCTGAAAATGGTTACGTGGATGGTTGATTACTTTTACAACAGAGTCATGAATGTAATACAGAAGCTCACTGTAAATGGACATTATCAATCCCTGAATGAGGAAGCTGGAGGAATGAATGATGTCCTTTACAGATTATATAGCATAACG AGGGATTCAAAGCATCTGGTGTTGGCGCACCTTTTTGACAAGCCTTGCTTTTTAGGGGTGCTTGCAGTACAG GCTAATGACATAGCTAATTTTCATGCCAATACGCATATCCCAATTGTTGTTGGATCTCAATTGCGGTATGAAGTCACAGGTGATCCACTTTATAAG GATATTGGGGCATTCTTTATGGACATTGTAAACTCATCTCACACCTATGCAACAGGAGGAACATCAGTCCGTGAGTTCTG GAATGACCCAAAGAGAATAGCTGACAACTTAAAATCAACAGAGAATGAAGAATCATGCACAACTTACAATATGTTGAAG GTTTCGCGGCACCTGTTTAGATGGACGAAAGAAGTCTCGTACGCAGATTATTATGAACGTGCCTTAACGAATGGTGTACTCAGTATTCAAAGAGGAACAGATCCTGGAGTGATGATTTATATGCTTCCTCTAGGTCTTGGTGTTTCCAAAGCTAAAACTGACAAGGGTTGGGGAAATCCATTTAACACTTTCTGGTGCTGCTACGGAACAG GAATTGAATCATTCTCAAAGCTGGGAGATTCTatatattttgaagaagaagGGCATAATCCTAGTCTATACATCATTCAGTATATATCAAGCTCATTTAATTGGAAATCTGGGAAAATTTTGCTCACTCAGACAGTTGTTCCGGCTGCTTCATCGGACCCTTACCTACGAGTGACATTTACCTTTTCTCCTAATGAG ACAACTGGGACTTCGTCAACATTGAACTTTCGTGTACCATCTTGGAGTCACGCAGATGGTGCCAAGGCGATATTGAATTCTGAAACTTTATCTCTTCCAGCTCCAG GGAATTTTTTGCCAATCACACGACCGTGGAATGCCGGTGACAATCTGACCCTTCAGTTGCCTCTTACCATCAGAACAGAAGCCGTAAAAG ATGACAGACCTGAATTTGCATCACTTCAAGCCATTCTTTACGGACCATATCTTCTCGCCGGTCACACCACCAGCATTTGGGACATTAAAGGCGTTACTAACAAAGCTGTTGCAGACTGGATTACTCCAATTCCATCCAATTACAGTAGTCAACTAGTTTCTTATTCACAAGACATCAACAAATCAACTCTTGTTATAACAAACTCAAAACAATCACTTACGATGGAAATATTACCCGGACCTGGCACTGAAAATGCTCCTCATGCTACCTTTAGACTTATCCCAAAAGACGCTGATGGTAAAACTGTGATGTTAGAACCATTTGATCTTCCTGGAATGACTGTAAGTCACCAAGGACCGGAGAAACCTCTTATCATTGTAGATTCTTCCCATGGGGGGCCTTCATCGGTTTTTCTTGTGGTACCAGGATTGGATGGACGAAATCAAACAATATCTTTAGAATCACAAAGCAATAAAGATTGTTACGTGCATAGCGATATGAGTGCTGGTTCAGGAGTTAAGCTAAGGTGCAAGACTGCTTCTGAAGCTAGTTTTAACCAAGCAACTAGTTTTGTTTCCGGCAAAGGATTAAGGCAATACCATCCTATCAGCTTTGTTGCTAAAGGTGCAAACCAGAATTTTCTTTTAGACCCATTGTTCAACTTTAGGGATGAGCATTATACAGTTTATTTCAATATTCAAGATTGA